The Anopheles marshallii chromosome X, idAnoMarsDA_429_01, whole genome shotgun sequence genome includes a window with the following:
- the LOC128714740 gene encoding aminopeptidase N, translated as MGRHPLSLLIVVLSIMLLPYGYTWKEYRIRRSIDLSAANPLISDTKLPTDLVPSGYSLFLHPTLEKSTFAGRVNITMMCAKSTNRITLHAHHDLVVDELDLEVVQIGVDSKIPIRRVDRVPKKPLLVIYFHDDLAVGVAYEVRLKFNGNIWENVEGIFEGRYKQQSNGGGADAAGTESEGVIEAEEHTYVGTYFRPHNARRVFPCFDEPAYKVPFNVSIVRPRTHHVLFNTELERTEDLSSADSKHVIDVFKRTPPMSTFTFGFLISDLQEVPSMSDEKDDERTMPAVRIWARRDFQKNVADVQQRVKLALRKLQQYWGVQLPLEKLDVVALPGFSYVKPADNWGLIVFKESELMRGYYNLAQELVYQWLGSWITPHWWSDAHVNKAIAGFLSADTAIKIDGGDEFEGKYPMTILYSIYYEFSKRYPHSRITAMKQETTCSKTELVLRMLNYTLGEDTFRRGMQKFIQHREYKTFYGDDVWEALTKQAHLDQRLCESVTVNDVVNSWITKDRIPMVKVVRSYENRSATITQRLYLRERPHDVPEQDKMLWWIPIVVVAQDRLNFANISTVKWMKQVREVKLEELPGPDEFIIVNPEEIGPFPVNYDERNWNLLATFLQKDESRTKIPVYTRAKLLHDAWNLAYAGDLSFGTAFNMTLFMKYERNHLVWNPVFTLIDHIGRHIDMSAVHKKFEMYVRTLLTPLYEELVINQQENEEMWKANLRSLAKNFLCRAGYKPCIEEAQRAFKKWMDSPDPDAGNPVANQYICPVFKWGTREEWEFGLQRVINFPESRVKSERTYLLKTLAGCPSQPFKIDRLLNIMVLEDNGNFTDNDISLIFKMLSGGSSGYSTLFNFLKNNWDAIKLRFKDRESLWDNMINSATGLFTTQEGYDMVSQLYVQHQGEFGTAEHIIEKSLKNIKEETKWSDENLPVIEKWLDSFLASNGVADQKFLG; from the exons ATGGGGCGGCATCCGCTTTCGTTGCTGATAGTGGTACTATCGATAATGCTGCTGCCGTACGGATACACCTGGAAGGAATATCGGATACGCAGAAGCATCGACCTGTCCGCTGCGAATCCCCTCATATCCGATACGAAGCTGCCCACCGATCTGGTTCCGTCGGGTTACAGTCTCTTCCTACACCCAACGCTCGAAAAGTCCACCTTTGCCGGGCGCGTCAACATCACGATGATGTGTGCGAAATCTACCAATCGGATAACGCTCCATGCCCACCACGACCTCGTGGTGGATGAGCTGGACCTGGAGGTAGTGCAGATCGGTGTTGACAGCAAGATCCCGATAAGGCGGGTGGATCGAGTTCCAAAAAAACCACTGCTGGTAATTTACTTCCACGACGACCTGGCGGTTGGGGTCGCTTATGAGGTACGCCTGAAGTTCAACGGTAACATTTGGGAGAATGTGGAAGGCATCTTTGAAGGCAGGTATAAGCAGCAGTCCAACGGTGGTGGAGCTGATGCGGCCGGTACGGAATCCGAGGGCGTGATAGAGGCCGAAGAACACACATACGTTGGTACGTACTTCCGGCCGCATAACGCACGCCGCGTTTTTCCCTGCTTCGACGAGCCCGCGTACAAGGTGCCGTTCAACGTCAGCATCGTACGTCCGAGAACGCACCACGTGCTGTTCAACACCGAGCTGGAGCGCACGGAAGACCTGTCGTCCGCCGACTCGAAGCACGTGATCGACGTGTTCAAGCGTACACCGCCGATGTCGACCTTCACGTTTGGCTTCCTGATCTCCGACCTGCAGGAAGTGCCGTCCATGTCGGACGAGAAGGACGACGAGCGCACGATGCCAGCGGTCCGTATCTGGGCGCGACGTGACTTCCAGAAAAATGTGGCCGATGTGCAGCAGCGGGTCAAGCTGGCGCTTAGAAAGCTCCAGCAATACTGGGGCGTACAGCTCCCGCTCGAGAAGCTGGACGTGGTGGCACTGCCGGGATTCTCGTACGTCAAACCGGCAGACAACTGGGGTTTGATTGTGTTCAA AGAGAGTGAGCTGATGAGAGGATACTACAACCTTGCTCAGGAACTCGTCTACCAATGGCTAGGCTCGTGGATCACTCCG CACTGGTGGAGCGATGCGCACGTGAACAAAGCTATTGCAGGGTTCCTCTCGGCAGACACCGCCATCAAAatcgatggtggtgatgagtTCGAGGGCAAATACCCAATGACCATCCTGTACTCGATCTACTACGAGTTTAGCAAACGCTACCCACATTCGCGCATCACCGCTATGAAGCAGGAGACGACGTGCAGCAAAACAGAGCTAGTGTTGCGTATGCTCAACTACACGCTCGGCGAGGATACGTTCCGACGCGGCATGCAGAAGTTCATCCAGCATCGCGAGTACAAAACGTTCTACGGTGATGACGTATGGGAAGCGCTCACCAAGCAGGCCCATCTCGATCAGCGGCTGTGCGAATCGGTCACGGTGAACGATGTCGTCAACTCGTGGATTACCAAAGACCGCATTCCGATGGTGAAGGTGGTACGGTCGTACGAGAACCGTTCCGCCACCATCACGCAGCGGCTATATTTGCGCGAGCGTCCGCATGATGTGCCGGAACAGGATAAGATGCTATGGTGGATCCCGATCGTGGTTGTGGCGCAGGATCGTTTAAACTTTGCCAACATCAGCACGGTGAAATGGATGAAGCAGGTGCGCGAGGTAAAGCTGGAGGAGCTGCCCGGACCGGATGAGTTTATCATCGTCAATCCGGAGGAGATTGGACCGTTCCCGGTGAACTACGACGAGCGCAACTGGAACCTGCTCGCCACCTTCCTGCAGAAGGACGAGAGCCGAACTAAAATTCCCGTCTACACCCG AGCAAAGCTGCTCCACGACGCATGGAACTTGGCGTACGCGGGTGATCTTAGCTTCGGTACCGCCTTCAACATGACGCTCTTCATGAAGTACGAGCGTAACCATCTGGTGTGGAATCCCGTATTCACGCTGATCGACCACATCGGTCGCCACATCGATATGTCTGCCGTGCACAAAAAGTTCGAGATGTACGTCCGCACCCTGCTGACGCCACTGTACGAGGAGCTGGTTATCAACCAGCAGGAAAACGAAGAGATGTGGAAGGCAAACTTACGCTCGTTGGCCAAAAATTTCCTCTGCCGTGCCGGGTACAAACCCTGCATCGAGGAAGCGCAACGAGCGTTCAAGAAGTGGATGGACAGTCCGGATCCAGATGCAGGCAATCC TGTTGCCAACCAGTACATATGTCCAGTGTTTAAATGGGGTACGCGCGAAGAGTGGGAGTTCGGACTGCAGCGCGTCATCAATTTCCCGGAGTCGCGCGTTAAGAGTGAGCGCACGTACCTGCTCAAAACGCTCGCCGGCTGCCCTAGCCAACCGTTCAAGATTGATCGCCTGCTGAACATTATGGTACTGGAAGATAATGGTAACTTCACCGACAACGATATCAGCCTCATCTTCAAGATGCTTTCCGGTGGTTCGAGTGGCTACTCGACGCTGTTTAACTTCCTCAAGAATAATTGGGATGCAATCAAACTACG ATTCAAGGATCGAGAATCGCTGTGGGACAATATGATCAACTCCGCCACTGGATTGTTCACCACGCAGGAAGGCTACGATATGGTGTCGCAGCTGTACGTGCAGCACCAAGGCGAGTTTGGTACGGCGGAACACATCATCGAGAAGTCGTTGAAAAACATCAAGGAAGAAACGAAATGGAGCGACGAAAATTTGCCAGTCATAGAGAAGTGGCTCGACAGCTTCCTCGCCAGCAACGGTGTAGCGGATCAGAAGTTTCTTGGCTGA
- the LOC128709545 gene encoding aminopeptidase N-like, which translates to MNLNEWDRKKIYRHTAHQPPAQHLYSPYGQPHHHHQGDASEYAFTAGSPVEDGNIEYERKGGCFVSICRGISIAVLIFVFIFFMAFTIFFSTKYAYEHKPNLTLEDFLNHRAYLIDKRARIPKHVIPKHYRLFIHPVFNETEHPFSYTGIVWVTVTSKKPNNKRIELNVKNLKIRLENVTVLKSIRLTNNDFDEDLDWDLSEEDLYSLPRLNRRRKRRQVGEDADVPVTLFPTHHPPAHDVREELLDGREIEGEEKEDESDDEMAEGNGQMGPNGTATDEGGPNSSSVENATIIDKSKFYHHPVFPADDFVTIKILDIEFDESNEKMIIFLGTEMKKDIYYIVKVNFFGNMTNDKGLYYTHYEDDAPTHRHFAATVLEPNNARRLYPCMDDHNFRSPFELNIARKSDMNTASSMNLEMSEPMETGDIVVDTYNTTDMVRASEIGFVVTDMVPERYRITSRVSLLAFTRTRYDENIKNATSVFSRVLQIYEQYLGVPFPYEVIRYVTIPNIDHTTYEIKEGMVLSSEKRLIKSADYFPPLDKSISREVANELAKLFIHKLADYKNKETYWLHESIPLYLEALALRNMTTTNSTTLDDFLLEGRLRSMREEMNTKTSALNIFTNHWEEDTHFELVKYKGLSVLRMMNYTLGQRTFDHFIREYFRYRMESESIDVIDILNNGGEGVSRTDSVFHSFLYSWSSLEKYPIINIKRNNATGVFELRQIPLPFEEEPAEQLWTVPVTFINDTNQRLFVEKVRWLTDGENLLTVKSDCKTSNNSSWIIVNPSGIGYYRVNYEPSHWIKLAHVLNGNFHYLPYTTLAIIVDDALNLARLGQLNYSIAFNVVSFLKQNNEHYQPWKLALSNLEFVYHATEDLPSFRHIERFLEYLILDKYEEIQHSNDTTYYNPLIKELIVQWACKLGVTSCIEQHKALFQAIFYNQTVSPFEQREEKLLRILCTTVKYSGLSEWKKVEQQYRETTDINYQRILIKSLGCTREISMIKRYLGLLKHPHFSMYSKEILTSVSENKVALKYTLDFLFNEWIDVRQYLTLYDISILLRSISNMNEFKMYEQIFFRYSYTFQTMDKEILKRMRDIIIKLMVWRNEIAPVIEFEPFDFSTDAANQDAMYL; encoded by the exons ATGAACCTTAACGAGTGGGATCGCAAGAAGATCTACCGCCACACCGCCCACCAACCCCCGGCGCAACACCTGTACAGCCCGTACGGTCAGccgcaccatcaccatcaggGGGACGCGTCCGAGTATGCATTTACCGCTGGGTCACCGGTCGAGGACGGTAACATCGAGTATGAGCGCAAGGGTGGATGCTTCGTGTCGATCTGCCGCGGCATCAGCATCGCCGTGCTGATATTCGTGTTCATCTTCTTCATGGCGTTTACGATATTTTTCAGCACAAAGTATGCTTatgag CACAAGCCAAACCTGACGCTGGAGGACTTCCTCAATCACCGTGCGTATTTGATCGACAAGCGAGCTCGCATACCGAAGCACGTTATACCGAAGCATTACCGGCTGTTCATACATCCCGTCTTCAACGAAACCGAACACCCGTTCAGCTATACCGGCATCGTCTGGGTGACGGTGACGTCCAAAAAGCCCAACAACAAGCGCATCGAGCTGAACGTGAAGAACCTCAAGATACGGCTAGAGAACGTGACCGTGCTGAAGAGTATTCGGCTCACCAATAATGACTTTGACGAGGATCTTGATTGGGACCTGAGCGAGGAAGATTTGTACTCACTGCCGAGGTTGAACCGTCGTCGAAAGCGACGCCAAGTGGGGGAAGATGCAGATGTGCCTGTAACGCTGTTCCCGACCCACCATCCTCCTGCACATGACGTACGCGAAGAGTTGCTGGACGGTAGGGAAATCGAAGGAGAAGAGAAGGAAGATGAGTCCGACGATGAGATGGCGGAAGGGAACGGACAGATGGGTCCGAACGGTACGGCTACCGATGAGGGTGGTCCGAATAGTAGTAGCGTGGAAAACGCTACCATTATCGATAAGTCGAAATTCTACCATCATCCAGTATTTCCGGCGGATGATTTCGTCACCATCAAGATACTGGACATTGAGTTTGACGAGTCAAACGAAAAGATGATCATCTTCCTGGGTACGGAAATGAAGAAGGACATCTACTATATCGTGAAGGTGAACTTTTTCGGCAACATGACCAATGATAAGGGGCTGTACTACACGCATTACGAGGATGACGCACCGACTCACAG ACACTTTGCAGCGACCGTACTGGAACCGAACAATGCGCGACGGCTGTATCCCTGCATGGACGATCACAACTTCCGGTCACCGTTCGAGCTGAACATTGCGCGGAAAAGTGACATGAACACGGCATCCAGCATGAACCTGGAGATGTCCGAACCGATGGAGACGGGTGACATTGTGGTGGACACGTACAATACCACCGATATGGTGCGGGCATCGGAGATTGGTTTCGTCGTGACGGATATGGTGCCGGAACGGTACCGGATAACGAGCAGGGTAAGCCTGCTGGCATTCACCCGCACACGGTACGACGAAAACATCAAGAACGCGACGAGCGTCTTTTCGCGCGTGCTGCAGATCTACGAACAGTATCTGGGCGTACCGTTCCCGTACGAGGTGATCCGATACGTAACGATACCGAACATTGACCATACGACGTACGAGATCAAGGAGGGAATGGTGCTGTCGAGCGAGAAACGGTTGATAAAATCGGCGGACTATTTTCCACCACTGGATAAGAGCATCAGCCGGGAGGTGGCGAACGAGCTCGCCAAGCTGTTCATCCACAAGCTGGCGGATTATAAAAACAAGGAAACGTACTGGCTGCATGAATCGATACCACTGTATCTGGAGGCACTGGCGTTGCGCAAC ATGACTACCACGAATTCGACGACACTGGATGACTTCCTGCTCGAGGGTCGGTTGCGTTCGATGCGCGAGGAGATGAACACCAAAACGTCCGCACTGAACATCTTCACCAATCACTGGGAGGAGGATACACACTTCGAGCTGGTCAAGTACAAAGGGTTGAGTGTGTTGCGCATGATGAACTACACGCTCGGACAGCGTACGTTTGATCACTTCATACGGGAGTACTTCCGCTACCGGATGGAGAGCGAATCGATCGATGTCATTGACATACTGAACAATGGTGGGGAAGGTGTGAGCCGTACGGACAGTGTGTTCCACAGCTTCCTGTATAGCTGGAGCAGCCTGGAGAAGTATCCCATCATCAAtatcaaacgaaacaatgcGACGGGCGTCTTTGAGCTGCGTCAGATTCCGCTACCGTTCGAAGAAGAACCGGCAGAACAGCTCTGGACCGTGCCGGTAACGTTTATAAACGATACAAACCAACGACTGTTCGTAGAGAAGGTACGCTGGCTGACGGACGGTGAAAACTTGCTTACGGTCAAGTCGGACTGTAAAACGTCCAATAACAGCTCCTGGATTATAGTGAACCCGAGCGGTATTG GTTATTACCGAGTTAATTATGAACCGTCCCATTGGATTAAGCTTGCTCACGTGTTAAATGGTAACTTCCACTATCTGCCATACACAACGCTTGCTATAATAGTGGACGATGCGCTTAATCTGGCACGGTTGGGGCAGCTGAATTACTCGATTGCATTTAATGTGGTTTCGTTCTTGAAGCAGAATAACGAACACTATCAACCGTGGAAGCTGGCACTCAGCAATCTGGAATTTGTATATCACGCCACTGAGGATCTGCCCAGCTTCCGGCATATAGAG CGTTTCTTAGAGTACCTCATACTGGACAAATATGAAGAGATACAGCACAGTAACGACACTACCTATTACAACCCTTTGATCAAAGAGCTGATCGTGCAGTGGGCCTGTAAGCTTGGTGTCACTTCCTGCATCGAACAGCATAAAGCTCTGTTTCAGGCGATCTTCTACAATCAAACCGTCTCGCCTTTCGAACAGCGCGAGGAAAAACTCCTACGCATTTTGTGCACCACCGTCAAGTACAGTGGCCTGTCCGAGTGGAAAAAGGTTGAGCAGCAGTACCGCGAAACTACCGATATCAACTATCAGCGCATCCTGATCAAAAGTCTCGGCTGCACCAGAGAAATAAGCATGATCAAGCGTTACCTTGGCCTGCTGAAGCATCCCCATTTTAGCATGTACAGCAAGGAAATTCTTACCTCGGTCAGCGAGAACAAGGTCGCACTGAAGTACACGCTAGACTTTCTCTTCAACGAGTGGATCGATGTGCGGCAGTATCTGACGCTGTACGACATCTCGATTCTGCTGCGCAGCATCTCGAACATGAACGAGTTTAAGATGTACGAGCAGATCTTCTTCCGCTACTCGTACACGTTCCAGACGATGGATAAGGAAATTCTCAAGCGCATGCGTGACATCATTATCAAGCTAATGGTATGGCGGAACGAGATAGCGCCTGTGATTGAGTTCGAGCCGTTTGACTTTAGCACGGACGCGGCAAACCAGGACGCGATGTACCTGTGA
- the LOC128710159 gene encoding tetratricopeptide repeat protein 21B-like produces the protein MEEHDYRSVIIYHARNRYYYTMQRSALEAMAKYTNDVSFRFLNGLALILDGFRLQEGIRELNQLRSETDLGMAVTLCLMYTHKRCHIVDKEELISLDAQLKEERKRLTAHSAYYAALFLHLSGKTEKAKEYTDKALRLAPNHSDILSLKGWCELLLGKINNQTLELFNRALETGGKHLDAYLGQVRFYQLNNDFDAATAVLNQVAVGFPAVIIPLVEKMKTHLANWHWEHTSELANRILAEKPASLEALTVKIMVLIVKEGNYAAGASALQYLASSVEKIEPGNGELFLQLGQLYSVVCGRDANVLTETSKLVERAVKLKGSNAEYLTELGYQAILQRRYRDAVAHFKNATKVNDSSIKTLCGLTLCQMLENGVSDQVKQQLEFLSEVQGRTPNPLLLFMTAKLYADNTPKATELLLAASEAHFKNLKAIPYGPEYLRLFNPDFLLQLVHELLAHSPVKGMSVGSLRSTPGELQQHPVLLQAVNLLESVVKACPGLVEAVYLLAVVQRLGGEIGLASATLNRILQELDPAYSSAHLLLAEVHIEQKQYQRAAQNLEICLSHSFKVRENPMYHLLYGMILKHQQQYEDALKSFFVAMNLCGIGTSVGVAGGTIGVPSSGPTTKASIDIGAGGAQYLNIADRLTLYLEVIETQQKLNQHTEALKLLELVSTEFGGTTEEGRLVLAMADFYLQQGNQTKAIDLLKKMQPNQPYYVQAKTKMAYIYLNHRKDRLTFSQCFRELVANCPNASSYLMLGDAYMSIQEPDDAIKAYREAIRQSPHDALLASKLGRAYVRTHQYQKAIAYYQEAILHPENYPLKLDLAELYLKLKQYQNAEQTLAEELSGKASDSDELSALQVRTKQYLLLARIREKAGQLNASLQTLKEARDNQLKVQHRLLLDQTTTGIPSEQNKMLARICVLMAEQSQAIRDNEQMVHHYKEALKYTPNDAGVMASLARIYMQLNRMDECQATCVQIVQLDPNNEVALVMMADLSFRRMDFENAAYHFSQLLLYQPTYWTALARLIEVLRRSGTLVEAASFLQRAEDEATRSDCEAGLSYCKGLCEWYRGNPNSALRLFNYCRRNEEWGQQAIYNMIEICLNPDGDLPCEGSVIDIGADDLEIKDSRAMALRTAERLLNELKPRPGVLDNEALNHRLLENFLLVASRQKHSVEQALQNFTTIASQDEYIGAVYGMAVTHVILKQSQRAKNQLKRVAKNTWTFEEAEYLEKCWLLLADLYNQAGKYELATDLLKRVLQHNKSCTKAYELGGIAFEKEQNYRAAAMYYDSAWRYCGKSKPNIGYKLAFNYMKNKRYADAIDICQQVLKIHPEYPSIRKDILEKCRNNLKV, from the exons atgGAAGAGCACGACTATCGCAGTGTAATTATTTACCATGCCCGGAACCGGTACTACTACACGATGCAACGTTCTGCGCTGGAGGCAATGGCCAAATACACCAACGACGTCAGCTTCCGGTTCTTGAACGGTCTCGCACTGATACTGGATGGATTTCGTCTTCAGGAAGGGATTCGCGAGCTAAATCAACTTCGCAGCGAAACGGATCTCGGTATGGCGGTAACACTTTGTCTtatgtacacacacaaacggtgcCACATCGTCGACAAGGAAGAGCTGATCAGTCTCGATGCGCAGCTGAAAGAGGAGCGGAAGCGTTTAACGGCCCATTCCGCTTATTATGCGGCCCTGTTTCTGCATCTGAGTGGCAAAACAGAGAAGGCGAAAGAGTACACCGATAAGGCACTGCGATTGGCACCGAACCACTCGGATATACTGTCCTTAAAGGGATGGTGTGAGCTGCTGCtgggtaaaataaacaatcaaacactTGAGCTGTTTAACCGTGCTCTGGAAACTGGTGGCAAGCATCTCGACGCGTACCTCGGACAGGTTAGGTTTTATCAGCTGAACAACGACTTTGATGCGGCAACGGCGGTACTGAACCAGGTCGCGGTCGGCTTTCCGGCCGTGATCATACCGCTGGTTGAAAAGATGAAGACGCACCTTGCCAACTGGCACTGGGAACACACGTCGGAGTTGGCAAACCGCATTCTAGCCGAGAAACCGGCCAGCCTGGAAGCGTTGACGGTGAAGATTATGGTGCTGATAGTGAAGGAGGGCAATTACGCGGCAGGTGCGAGCGCGTTACAGTATCTGGCAAGTTCGGTTGAGAAGATAGAACCGGGCAATGGGGAGCTGTTTCTGCAGCTGGGCCAACTTTACTCGGTCGTTTGTGGCCGGGATGCGAACGTGCTGACCGAAACGAGCAAGCTTGTCGAGAGAGCGGTCAAGCTGAAGGGTTCCAATGCGGAGTACCTGACGGAGCTGGGTTATCAAGCGATACTGCAACGAAGATACAGAGACGCAGTTGCCCATTTCAAGAACGCTACCAAAGTAAATGATAGCTCGATTAAAACACTCTGCGGGCTCACGTTATGTCAGATGCTGGAAAATGGCGTATCGGATCAAGTTAAGCAACAGCTAGAGTTTCTATCCGAGGTACAGGGACGCACACCTAACCCATTGTTACTGTTCATGACCGCTAAGCTGTACGCCGACAACACACCCAAAGCGACCGAGCTGCTGTTAGCCGCCTCCGAAGCTCATTTTAAAAACCTGAAAGCAATCCCTTACGGTCCCGAGTATCTGCGTCTTTTTAATCCTGACTTTCTACTGCAGCTCGTACACGAGCTGCTAGCACATTCGCCCGTAAAGGGCATGTCGGTGGGTTCGCTGCGCTCTACGCCAGGTGAATTGCAGCAACATCCAGTACTACTGCAAGCGGTTAACCTACTCGAATCGGTCGTGAAAGCCTGCCCGGGTTTGGTGGAAGCCGTGTATCTGCTTGCGGTTGTGCAACGTCTCGGTGGGGAGATTGGACTCGCTTCGGCCACTCTGAATCGTATCCTGCAGGAACTTGATCCAGCCTATTCGAGTGCACATCTTCTACTGGCGGAGGTGCACATCGAGCAGAAGCAGTATCAGCGTGCCGCGCAGAACCTGGAGATATGTCTCAGCCACAGTTTTAAGGTACGCGAGAACCCGATGTATCATCTGCTTTATGGCATGATTTTAAAGCACCAGCAACAGTACGAGGACGCATTGAAGAGTTTCTTTGTGGCGATGAACTTGTGCGGTATAGGTACCTCGGTTGGCGTTGCCGGTGGAACGATTGGAGTGCCCTCAAGTGGCCCTACTACGAAAGCGTCAATTGATATTGGTGCAGGTGGTGCACAATATCTCAACATAGCAGATCGGCTAACGCTCTACTTGGAGGTGATTGAAACACAGCAAAAGCTAAACCAACATACGGAAGCACTAAAGCTACTGGAGCTGGTGTCCACCGAGTTCGGTGGAACTACGGAAGAAGGTCGCTTAGTGCTGGCGATGGCCGATTTCTATCTGCAGCAGGGCAACCAAACGAAGGCAATAGATCTGttgaaaaaaatgcaaccgaACCAACCGTATTATGTGCAGGCGAAGACGAAAATGGCATACATCTATCTGAACCATCGCAAGGATCGATTAACATTTTCACAATGTTTCCGCGAGCTGGTAGCGAACTGTCCGAATGCGTCGAGTTATCTGATGCTCGGTGATGCGTACATGTCCATCCAGGAACCGGACGATGCGATCAAAGCGTACCGTGAAGCAATAAGACAGAGCCCGCACGATGCACTTCTGGCAAGCAAGTTGGGCCGTGCCTACGTGCGTACGCACCAGTATCAGAAGGCAATCGCGTACTACCAGGAAGCGATACTGCATCCGGAAAACTATCCGCTGAAGCTCGATCTGGCTGAGCTGTATCTTAAGCTGAAGCAGTATCAAAACGCGGAACAGACACTTGCCGAGGAGTTGAGCGGTAAAGCAAG TGACTCTGATGAGCTTTCAGCGTTACAGGTGCGTACAAAACAGTACCTGTTGCTTGCTCGTATCCGAGAAAAAGCTGGACAATTAAACGCATCACTTCAGACGCTGAAGGAGGCACGAGATAATCAGCTTAAAGTGCAGCATCGATTGCTTCTCGATCAGACGACTACCGGCATACCGAGTGAGCAGAACAAAATGCTTGCAAG AATCTGTGTCTTAATGGCGGAACAGTCCCAAGCGATACGCGACAACGAGCAGATGGTACATCACTACAAAGAAGCGCTCAAGTACACACCGAACGATGCGGGCGTAATGGCGTCCCTTGCCCGTATTTACATGCAGCTGAACCGTATGGACGAATGTCAGGCGACCTGCGTACAGATTGTGCAGCTCGACCCAAACAACGAGGTGGCACTGGTGATGATGGCGGATCTGTCCTTCCGGCGGATGGATTTTGAAAATGCAGCCTACCACTTCTCGCAGCTGCTGCTCTATCAACCTACGTACTGGACGGCTTTGGCGCGCCTAATCGAAGTGCTCCGACGCAGCGGCACACTGGTCGAGGCAGCCAGCTTTCTGCAGCGTGCCGAGGATGAAGCGACACGGTCGGATTGTGAAGCAGGGCTCAGCTACTGCAAGGGGTTGTGTGAATGGTATCGGGGCAATCCGAACAGTGCGTTGCGACTGTTCAACTACTGCCGTCGAAATGAAGAATGGGGCCAGCAGGCAATCTACAATATGATCGAGATTTGTCTCAATCCCGATGGCGATCTGCCGTGCGAAGGTTCCGTAATCGATATCGGTGCGGACGATCTCGAGATTAAGGATTCCCGTGCGATGGCACTGCGTACCGCGGAACGATTGTTGAACGAGTTGAAACCCCGTCCCGGTGTGCTGGATAACGAGGCACTCAACCACCGGCTGCTGGAAAATTTTCTGCTCGTCGCATCCCGGCAGAAGCATAGCGTCGAGCAGGCGCTGCAGAACTTTACCACGATCGCGTCCCAGGACGAGTACATCGGTGCGGTATACGGTATGGCCGTCACGCACGTCATCTTGAAGCAGAGCCAGCGGGCTAAAAATCAGCTGAAGCGCGTGGCGAAAAACACCTGGACGTTCGAGGAGGCGGAATATCTGGAGAAATGCTGGCTGTTGCTGGCGGACCTGTACAACCAGGCGGGAAAGTATGAGCTCGCAACGGATCTGCTAAAGCGCGTGCTGCAGCACAACAAATCGTGCACGAAGGCGTACGAGCTGGGCGGTATAGCGTTCGAGAAGGAGCAAAACTATCGTGCGGCGGCAATGTATTACGACAGTGCGTGGCGTTACTGTGGGAAATCGAAGCCAAACATTGGCTACAAGCTGGCCTTTAActacatgaaaaacaaacggtaCGCTGACGCAATCGATATCTGCCAGCAGGTGCTGAAAATCCATCCGGAGTATCCATCGATACGCAAAGATATTTTGGAAAAGTGTCGAAACAACCTTAAGGTGTAA
- the LOC128713162 gene encoding protein NATD1-like: protein MSCLLSARLLASRISANRAYCTVGAVRNDFQRKKFVIDLGKNDEAYLQYSEDRNVISLDHTYVPDAGKGKGLGTKLVESAFQYAIEKRLMVKLECDFAVKYYKDNESTYKRYVTK, encoded by the exons ATGTCCTGTTTGCTATCGGCGAGGCTGTTAGCATCACGCATCAGTGCGAACCGTGCGTACTGTACAGTGGGCGCGGTTAGAAATGATTTTCAACGCAAGAAGTTTGTGATTGATTTGGGCAAGAACGATGAGGCATATCTGCAATATTCGGAAGACCGCAACGTTATCAGCTTGGATCATACCTACGTGCCGGATGCTGGCAAAGGCAAAGGGTTAGGTACAAAGCTAGTAGAG TCTGCGTTTCAATACGCCATAGAGAAGCGACTGATGGTCAAGCTGGAATGTGACTTTGCGGTCAAATATTACAAAGACAACGAATCAACGTACAAGCGTTACGTAACGAAATGA